The Streptomyces sp. P9-A4 genome contains a region encoding:
- a CDS encoding winged helix-turn-helix domain-containing protein yields MTTVPRPAAELSADDARRIALRAQGFLGAPDRRAGVRGVLRGLGQVQLDTISVLARSHELIPYARLGAVGRTAVEDAYWPTGPDGTPPARRNAFEYWSHAACVLPVEEWPHFAFRRRAYRDRPHWGHELAAGAYDKVIDQLRAEGPLTATELGGAKNKGEWWDWSDSKIAVERALMYGEVVVVERRSWKRVYDLAERAIPQQLLHDDLDDTECVRRLVRQAGEALGVGTRADIADYHRLKGEQFDAVVEAAGLVPVTVAGWGKPAWADPAALASEPRGRHRTTLLSPFDSLIWERARTERIFGFTHRLEAYVPKQKRVHGYFAMPVLAGGRLVGRVDPAREGRTLVARQVTLDGPKAVPAVARALREAADWVGCDAVSVVPDRVNPPELAPELVRALG; encoded by the coding sequence ATGACGACTGTGCCGCGCCCCGCCGCCGAACTGTCCGCCGACGACGCCCGCCGGATCGCGCTGCGCGCCCAGGGCTTCCTGGGTGCGCCGGACCGCCGCGCCGGGGTGCGCGGGGTGCTGCGCGGTCTCGGTCAGGTCCAGCTCGACACGATCTCCGTCCTGGCCCGCTCGCACGAGCTCATCCCGTACGCGCGCCTGGGCGCCGTCGGCCGTACGGCGGTCGAGGACGCCTACTGGCCCACGGGCCCCGACGGCACGCCTCCGGCCCGGCGCAACGCCTTCGAGTACTGGTCGCACGCGGCCTGCGTGCTGCCCGTCGAGGAGTGGCCGCACTTCGCCTTCCGCAGGCGCGCCTATCGCGACCGCCCGCACTGGGGCCACGAGCTGGCGGCGGGGGCGTACGACAAGGTGATCGACCAGCTGCGGGCCGAGGGCCCCCTGACGGCGACCGAGCTGGGCGGCGCGAAGAACAAGGGCGAGTGGTGGGACTGGTCGGACTCCAAGATCGCCGTGGAGCGGGCGCTGATGTACGGCGAGGTGGTCGTGGTCGAGCGGCGCAGCTGGAAGCGGGTGTACGACCTGGCGGAACGGGCGATCCCGCAGCAGCTGCTCCACGACGACCTGGACGACACCGAGTGCGTGCGGCGTCTGGTGCGGCAGGCGGGCGAGGCGCTGGGCGTGGGCACGCGCGCGGACATCGCCGACTACCACCGGCTCAAGGGCGAGCAGTTCGACGCGGTCGTCGAGGCGGCGGGGCTCGTGCCGGTCACCGTGGCGGGCTGGGGGAAGCCGGCCTGGGCGGACCCGGCGGCGCTGGCCTCGGAGCCGCGCGGCCGGCACCGTACGACCCTGCTGTCGCCGTTCGACTCGCTGATCTGGGAGCGGGCCCGCACGGAGCGGATCTTCGGCTTCACGCACCGCCTTGAGGCGTACGTGCCGAAGCAGAAGCGGGTCCACGGCTACTTCGCGATGCCGGTCCTCGCCGGCGGCCGGCTCGTCGGCCGGGTGGACCCGGCGCGGGAGGGCCGGACGCTCGTCGCCCGGCAGGTGACCCTGGACGGCCCGAAGGCCGTGCCGGCGGTGGCGCGGGCGCTGCGCGAGGCGGCCGACTGGGTCGGCTGCGACGCGGTGTCGGTGGTCCCCGACCGGGTGAACCCGCCGGAACTGGCACCGGAGCTGGTACGCGCCCTGGGCTGA
- a CDS encoding response regulator, whose translation MADSFGPVLSGREHGGAVPEGSDSDSGAFRKEPIRVLVVDDHALFRRGLEIVLAQEEDIQVVGEAGDGAEAVDKAADLLPDIVLMDVRMPRRGGIEACTSIKEVAPSAKIIMLTISDEEADLYDAIKAGATGYLLKEISTDEVATAIRAVADGQSQISPSMASKLLTEFKSMIQRTDERRLVPAPRLTDRELEVLKLVATGMNNRDIAKELFISENTVKNHVRNILEKLQLHSRMEAVVYAMREKILEIR comes from the coding sequence ATGGCGGACAGCTTCGGGCCGGTGCTCAGCGGGCGTGAGCACGGTGGCGCGGTCCCGGAGGGATCGGATTCGGACAGCGGTGCATTCCGCAAAGAACCGATCCGGGTCCTCGTCGTGGACGACCATGCCCTCTTCCGCCGGGGACTTGAGATCGTCCTCGCCCAGGAGGAGGACATCCAGGTCGTCGGAGAGGCCGGTGACGGGGCCGAGGCCGTCGACAAGGCGGCCGATCTGCTGCCGGACATCGTTCTGATGGATGTACGGATGCCCCGGCGCGGCGGCATCGAGGCGTGTACCTCCATCAAGGAGGTGGCCCCCAGCGCGAAGATCATCATGCTGACGATCAGTGACGAGGAGGCGGACCTCTACGACGCGATCAAGGCGGGGGCCACCGGCTACCTCCTCAAGGAGATCTCCACCGACGAGGTCGCGACGGCCATCCGCGCGGTCGCGGACGGGCAGTCGCAGATCAGTCCCTCGATGGCGTCGAAACTCCTCACCGAGTTCAAGTCGATGATCCAGCGCACCGACGAGCGCAGGCTGGTGCCGGCGCCCCGGCTCACCGACCGTGAGCTGGAGGTGCTGAAGCTCGTCGCGACCGGGATGAACAACCGGGACATCGCCAAGGAGCTCTTCATCTCCGAGAACACCGTGAAGAACCATGTGCGGAACATCCTGGAGAAGCTCCAGCTGCACTCCCGGATGGAGGCCGTGGTCTACGCGATGCGGGAGAAGATCCTCGAGATCCGCTAG
- the hpf gene encoding ribosome hibernation-promoting factor, HPF/YfiA family yields the protein MDIVVKGRKTEVPERFRKHVAEKLKLEKIQKLDGKVISLDVEVSKELNPRQADRSDRVEITLHSRGPVIRAEAAAGDPYAALDLASDKLEARLRKQHDKKYTRRGNGRLSAAEVGDVVPGAAQLNGDGQLVADETDKVPTTMMGSIEVQGEGPLVVREKTHRAAPMTLDQALYEMELVGHDFYLFVDSDTKQPSVVYRRHAYDYGVIHLESDPLAEGGGAGGALGG from the coding sequence GTGGACATCGTCGTCAAGGGCCGCAAGACCGAGGTGCCCGAGCGGTTCCGCAAGCACGTGGCCGAGAAGCTGAAGCTGGAGAAGATCCAGAAGCTCGACGGCAAGGTGATCAGCCTCGACGTCGAGGTGTCCAAGGAGCTGAATCCGCGGCAGGCCGACAGGTCGGACCGCGTGGAGATCACCCTCCACTCCCGAGGCCCGGTGATCCGGGCGGAAGCCGCGGCAGGCGACCCGTACGCAGCGCTCGACCTCGCCAGCGACAAGCTCGAGGCACGACTGCGCAAGCAGCACGACAAGAAGTACACCCGCCGTGGGAACGGCAGGCTTTCGGCGGCGGAGGTCGGGGACGTCGTTCCCGGTGCCGCCCAGCTCAACGGCGACGGGCAGCTCGTCGCCGACGAGACCGACAAGGTGCCCACCACGATGATGGGCTCGATCGAGGTCCAGGGTGAGGGCCCGCTCGTGGTCCGCGAGAAGACCCACCGGGCCGCACCGATGACGCTCGACCAGGCGCTCTACGAGATGGAGCTGGTCGGGCACGACTTCTATCTGTTCGTGGACTCCGACACGAAGCAGCCGAGTGTCGTCTACCGGCGACACGCGTACGACTACGGCGTCATCCATCTGGAGAGCGACCCGCTCGCCGAGGGCGGCGGCGCCGGCGGTGCGCTCGGCGGCTGA
- a CDS encoding ComF family protein → MRGWWREIAGLVLPVACGGCGVPRTELCPSCAEVLTGAGEGPRRVRPAPEPAGLPEVHAVAPYEGAVRELLLAHKERGALVLAGPLGGALAGAVEAAAGAAEGPAPRPLLLVPVPSSRRSVRARGHDPTRRVARSAAARLRSAGRPARVVPVLRQRRHVADQAGLGARGRLANLAGALEVVPGGGRLLLAGKVVLVDDLMTTGASLAEAARALGAVHLPFIPGIPHGLPVGSAQRGFEQLVAAVIASSPASFEINRNSPGTWIVAGGER, encoded by the coding sequence ATGCGGGGGTGGTGGCGCGAGATCGCCGGGCTGGTGCTGCCGGTGGCCTGCGGAGGCTGCGGCGTACCGCGGACGGAGCTGTGCCCGTCGTGCGCGGAGGTCCTGACCGGGGCGGGGGAGGGGCCGCGCAGGGTGCGGCCCGCGCCCGAGCCCGCCGGGCTGCCGGAGGTGCACGCCGTCGCGCCGTACGAGGGTGCCGTACGCGAGCTGCTGCTCGCCCACAAGGAACGCGGGGCGCTCGTCCTCGCCGGACCGCTGGGCGGCGCGCTGGCCGGGGCCGTGGAGGCCGCTGCAGGGGCCGCCGAGGGGCCCGCACCGCGCCCGCTGCTCCTCGTACCGGTGCCGTCCTCGCGGCGCTCCGTGCGGGCGCGTGGCCACGATCCGACCCGGCGGGTCGCCCGGTCGGCGGCCGCCCGGCTGCGGAGCGCGGGGCGGCCGGCGCGGGTGGTGCCCGTGCTGCGGCAGCGCCGGCACGTGGCGGACCAGGCGGGGCTCGGGGCGCGCGGGCGGCTCGCCAACCTCGCCGGGGCGCTGGAGGTCGTGCCGGGCGGAGGGCGGCTGCTCCTCGCCGGAAAGGTGGTTCTCGTGGACGACCTGATGACCACGGGGGCCTCACTGGCGGAGGCGGCACGCGCTCTCGGAGCCGTACACCTTCCGTTCATTCCTGGAATACCGCACGGCTTACCGGTCGGTTCGGCGCAGCGCGGATTCGAACAGCTGGTGGCGGCTGTGATCGCATCCTCTCCCGCTTCGTTCGAAATAAACCGGAACTCGCCAGGAACTTGGATCGTTGCAGGTGGTGAGAGGTGA
- a CDS encoding LpqB family beta-propeller domain-containing protein, translated as MGADSREGFVGRGGRARVAVLAACGGLLVSGCATMPDSGGVQPVRGTNQGDSQVRVYAVAPRENADPDEIVDGFLEAMTSDDPGFSTARKYLTKKAAGSWKPEQSITVLTTAPNREQADRNADPDNQGRAYPLSGRKIATVDARHAYQPISPAEYVQAIHVVQQPTGNGKGKEWRIDSLPPGLVLGEADFLRNYRSVNKYYFASGEDWVVADPVYIRQRQDPVTRMDPVTQTVKALLEGPTNWLKPAVDSSFPSGTELRKGVTTLTTDDQSTLKVPLNVRADRVGGEVCRRMAAQLLFTLRDLTSVRVEQVELQGSKGPLCRLGKGQATEFAAVRNTDQEENPYFVDEHGKLMMLDVAGKQAALPAEVPGPLGKDTAQLGSVAVDRGETRAAGVGAGGRELFVSSITTEQEPSPSVLSSKAAKPADRLSAPSWDGRGDLWVADRDPAAPRLWMVPDGTGDPVRVNTPWLGDDARIESLRVSADGVRIALVVTRGERTTLQIGRIQRETTEAAPVVSVLDLQPAAPRMESVTAVSWAGPSRLVVVGREAGGVQQIRYLQTDGSTSATSVLPGLNGANSVAAPNTDSAPLVAYSGNDGIVRLAPGANWQPLVKTGHSPVYPG; from the coding sequence GTGGGCGCTGACTCCCGGGAGGGGTTCGTGGGACGTGGGGGGCGGGCGCGGGTGGCGGTGCTCGCCGCGTGTGGCGGGCTTCTGGTGAGCGGGTGCGCGACCATGCCCGACAGCGGGGGCGTCCAGCCGGTGCGGGGCACCAACCAGGGGGACTCGCAGGTACGGGTCTACGCCGTCGCGCCCCGGGAGAACGCCGACCCGGACGAGATCGTCGACGGCTTCCTCGAAGCCATGACCAGCGACGACCCGGGCTTCTCCACCGCCCGCAAGTACCTCACGAAGAAGGCCGCAGGGAGCTGGAAGCCGGAGCAGAGCATCACCGTGCTCACCACCGCCCCCAACCGCGAGCAGGCCGACCGCAACGCCGACCCCGACAACCAGGGCCGGGCCTACCCCCTCTCCGGGCGCAAGATCGCGACCGTGGACGCCCGCCACGCCTACCAGCCGATCAGCCCCGCCGAGTACGTGCAGGCGATCCACGTCGTGCAGCAGCCCACCGGCAACGGCAAGGGCAAGGAATGGCGCATCGACAGCCTCCCGCCCGGTCTGGTGCTCGGTGAGGCCGACTTCCTGCGCAACTACCGGTCGGTCAACAAGTACTACTTCGCCTCGGGAGAGGACTGGGTCGTCGCAGACCCGGTCTACATCCGGCAGCGGCAGGACCCCGTCACCCGGATGGATCCGGTGACGCAGACGGTCAAGGCGCTCCTCGAAGGCCCGACGAACTGGCTGAAGCCGGCCGTCGACTCCAGTTTCCCTTCCGGCACGGAGCTGCGGAAGGGCGTCACCACGCTGACGACCGACGACCAGTCCACGCTGAAGGTGCCGCTCAACGTCAGGGCGGACCGGGTGGGCGGCGAGGTGTGCCGGCGGATGGCGGCGCAGCTGCTGTTCACGCTGCGCGACCTGACCTCCGTACGCGTCGAGCAGGTGGAGCTCCAGGGGTCGAAGGGCCCGCTGTGCCGGCTGGGCAAGGGGCAGGCCACGGAGTTCGCCGCCGTCCGGAACACGGACCAGGAGGAGAACCCGTACTTCGTCGACGAGCACGGCAAGCTGATGATGCTGGACGTCGCCGGCAAGCAGGCGGCGCTGCCCGCCGAGGTGCCGGGCCCGCTGGGCAAGGACACGGCGCAGCTCGGGTCGGTCGCCGTCGACCGGGGTGAGACCCGGGCCGCCGGGGTCGGTGCGGGCGGACGCGAGCTGTTCGTCTCCTCCATCACCACGGAGCAGGAGCCCTCGCCCTCGGTCCTCAGCAGCAAGGCCGCCAAGCCCGCCGACCGGCTGTCCGCGCCCAGCTGGGACGGGCGGGGCGATCTGTGGGTCGCCGACCGCGACCCCGCCGCGCCCCGGTTGTGGATGGTGCCCGACGGCACCGGCGACCCCGTCAGAGTGAATACGCCGTGGCTCGGGGACGACGCCAGGATCGAGTCGCTGCGGGTCTCCGCCGACGGGGTCCGGATCGCGCTCGTGGTCACCCGGGGCGAGCGCACCACCCTGCAGATCGGCCGGATCCAGCGGGAGACCACGGAGGCGGCGCCGGTCGTCTCGGTGCTCGACCTCCAGCCCGCCGCGCCCCGGATGGAGTCGGTCACGGCCGTCTCCTGGGCCGGGCCGAGCCGGCTCGTCGTCGTCGGCAGGGAGGCGGGCGGCGTCCAGCAGATCCGGTACCTCCAGACGGACGGCTCGACCTCGGCGACCTCGGTGCTCCCCGGGCTGAACGGGGCCAACTCGGTGGCCGCCCCGAACACGGACTCCGCGCCGCTGGTCGCCTACTCCGGCAACGACGGCATCGTCAGGCTCGCGCCCGGCGCGAACTGGCAGCCGCTGGTCAAGACGGGGCACTCGCCGGTCTACCCCGGGTAG
- the mtrB gene encoding MtrAB system histidine kinase MtrB: MSEGSTAPKPGDPGDRAGRAAGPGRGGSRSGRLPRGGRLLQDGAPGGPVLRLFARWVRRPLLPAVRLWRRNIQLRIVAGTLLMSLGVVLLLGLVVIGQVRNGLLDAKERAAQSQAAGGFSAAQDRAATTSSSPGQQDGVRAGASVNWRSTLVEQLASGGQSAFNVVALSLDTGDAASRGARASGEVDPTTSIPAELRHSVAQGTDTFQQFSRIHYTSGKASDAGLVIGKRLNDADGDQYELYYLFPLTQEEDSLSLVKTTLATAGLFVVVLLGAIAWLMVRQVVTPVRMAAGIAERLSAGRLQERMKVTGEDDIARLGEAFNKMATNLQTKIQQLEELSRMQRRFVSDVSHELRTPLTTVRMAADVIHDARVDFDPVTARSAELLGDQLDRFESLLSDLLEISRFDAGAAALEAEPIDLRQVVRRVIGGAEPLAERKGTRIVVVGDKQPVVAEADARRVERVLRNLVVNAVEHGEGRDVVVKLAAAGGAVAVAVRDYGVGLKPGEATRVFNRFWRADPARARTTGGTGLGLSIAVEDARLHGGWLQAWGEAGGGSQFRLTLPRTADEPLRGSPIPLEPEDSRRNREQAAAAGRAHESARLMAVPAQPAGDRPQLPVPPRLPAPPRATVDPTALPGSGARVVARTTADADCAGSTAGAGAAAGSTAGAGAGPGAAGGNGSGNAEREDGTRGR, from the coding sequence ATGAGCGAAGGCAGTACTGCTCCGAAGCCCGGGGACCCGGGGGACCGTGCGGGGCGGGCTGCCGGACCGGGGCGGGGGGGCTCGCGTTCCGGCCGTCTGCCGCGTGGCGGACGGCTGCTCCAGGACGGGGCGCCCGGCGGGCCGGTCCTCCGGCTCTTCGCCCGATGGGTGCGGCGGCCGTTGCTGCCCGCCGTGCGGCTGTGGCGGCGGAACATCCAGCTGAGGATCGTCGCGGGCACCCTGCTGATGTCCCTCGGAGTGGTGCTGCTGCTCGGCCTCGTCGTCATCGGCCAGGTCCGCAACGGTCTCCTCGACGCCAAGGAGAGGGCCGCCCAGAGTCAGGCGGCCGGCGGGTTCTCGGCCGCCCAGGACCGGGCGGCCACCACGTCCTCGTCCCCCGGGCAGCAGGACGGGGTGCGGGCCGGTGCCTCGGTGAACTGGCGGTCCACGCTCGTCGAGCAGCTCGCCAGTGGTGGCCAGAGCGCGTTCAACGTGGTCGCGCTCTCCCTCGACACCGGTGACGCCGCGAGCCGTGGCGCCCGCGCGTCCGGCGAGGTCGACCCGACCACCAGCATCCCCGCCGAACTGCGGCACTCGGTGGCCCAGGGCACGGACACCTTCCAGCAGTTCAGCCGCATCCACTACACCAGCGGCAAGGCGTCCGACGCCGGGCTCGTGATCGGCAAGCGGCTGAACGACGCCGACGGCGACCAGTACGAGCTGTACTACCTCTTCCCGCTGACTCAGGAGGAGGACTCCCTCTCTTTGGTCAAGACCACCCTGGCGACCGCCGGGCTCTTCGTCGTCGTCCTGCTCGGCGCCATCGCCTGGCTCATGGTGCGCCAGGTCGTCACCCCCGTACGGATGGCCGCCGGGATCGCCGAGCGGCTTTCCGCCGGGCGCCTCCAGGAACGGATGAAGGTCACCGGCGAGGACGACATCGCCCGGCTCGGCGAGGCCTTCAACAAGATGGCCACCAACCTCCAGACGAAGATCCAGCAGCTGGAGGAGCTGTCGAGGATGCAGCGGCGGTTCGTCTCCGACGTCTCGCACGAGCTGCGCACCCCGCTGACCACGGTCCGGATGGCCGCCGACGTCATCCATGACGCCCGGGTCGACTTCGACCCCGTCACCGCCCGCTCCGCCGAACTCCTCGGCGACCAGCTCGACCGCTTCGAGTCGCTGCTCTCCGACCTCCTGGAGATCAGCCGCTTCGACGCGGGCGCGGCCGCCCTGGAGGCCGAGCCGATCGACCTGCGGCAGGTCGTGCGCCGGGTCATCGGCGGCGCCGAACCCCTCGCCGAACGCAAGGGCACCCGGATCGTCGTCGTCGGCGACAAGCAGCCGGTGGTGGCCGAGGCCGACGCACGCCGGGTCGAGCGGGTGCTGCGCAACCTCGTCGTCAACGCCGTGGAGCACGGTGAGGGCCGGGACGTGGTGGTGAAGCTGGCCGCCGCGGGAGGCGCCGTCGCCGTCGCGGTGCGCGACTACGGCGTGGGACTCAAGCCGGGCGAGGCGACCCGGGTGTTCAACCGCTTCTGGCGGGCCGACCCGGCCCGCGCGCGCACCACCGGAGGGACCGGGCTCGGGCTGTCGATCGCCGTCGAGGACGCGCGACTGCACGGCGGCTGGCTCCAGGCCTGGGGCGAGGCCGGCGGCGGTTCGCAGTTCCGGCTCACCCTGCCGCGCACCGCGGACGAGCCGCTGCGGGGCTCCCCGATACCGCTGGAGCCCGAGGACTCGCGGCGCAACCGCGAGCAGGCGGCCGCCGCCGGGCGGGCGCACGAGAGCGCGCGCCTGATGGCCGTACCGGCGCAGCCCGCCGGTGACCGGCCGCAGCTCCCCGTACCGCCGAGGCTGCCCGCCCCGCCGCGGGCGACCGTCGACCCGACGGCGCTGCCCGGCAGCGGCGCACGGGTCGTGGCACGTACCACGGCCGACGCGGACTGCGCCGGGAGCACGGCGGGGGCCGGAGCGGCGGCCGGGAGCACGGCGGGTGCCGGGGCCGGTCCGGGGGCGGCCGGGGGGAACGGTAGTGGGAACGCGGAGCGGGAGGACGGGACACGTGGGCGCTGA
- the mtrA gene encoding two-component system response regulator MtrA, whose amino-acid sequence MKGRVLVVDDDTALAEMLGIVLRGEGFEPSFVADGDKALAAFREAKPDLVLLDLMLPGRDGIEVCRLIRAESGVPIVMLTAKSDTVDVVVGLESGADDYIVKPFKPKELVARIRARLRRSEEPAPEQLTIGDLVIDVAGHSVKRDGQSIALTPLEFDLLVALARKPWQVFTREVLLEQVWGYRHAADTRLVNVHVQRLRSKVEKDPERPEIVVTVRGVGYKAGPS is encoded by the coding sequence ATGAAGGGACGCGTTCTTGTCGTCGACGACGACACCGCACTGGCCGAGATGCTCGGCATCGTGCTGCGGGGTGAAGGGTTCGAGCCGTCGTTCGTCGCGGACGGTGACAAGGCGCTTGCCGCATTCCGGGAGGCCAAGCCTGACCTGGTGCTGCTCGACCTGATGCTGCCGGGGAGGGACGGCATCGAGGTGTGCCGCCTCATCCGGGCGGAGTCGGGTGTGCCGATCGTCATGCTCACGGCCAAGAGCGACACGGTCGACGTGGTCGTGGGTCTGGAGTCCGGGGCCGACGACTACATCGTCAAGCCGTTCAAGCCGAAGGAGCTAGTCGCCCGTATCCGGGCACGGCTGCGGAGGTCCGAGGAGCCGGCGCCGGAGCAGCTCACCATCGGTGACCTGGTCATCGACGTGGCCGGGCACTCCGTGAAGCGGGACGGGCAGTCCATCGCCCTGACCCCGCTGGAGTTCGACCTGCTCGTCGCGCTGGCGCGCAAGCCGTGGCAGGTCTTCACCCGTGAGGTCCTGCTGGAGCAGGTCTGGGGATACCGGCACGCGGCCGACACCCGGCTGGTGAACGTGCACGTCCAGCGGCTGCGCTCGAAGGTCGAGAAGGACCCCGAGCGCCCGGAGATCGTGGTGACCGTCCGAGGCGTCGGTTACAAGGCGGGACCGAGCTGA
- a CDS encoding DUF7544 domain-containing protein: MNDTPGWTSPGSAPSDGQDGSGIPRPTTPADANGSAPQWSKDQPPAGQWSPPTGQTPPPAQGPGWGAPPPNIHWGRPPAAKPGVIPLRPLGVGEILDGAAKTLRAYWRTVLTITVTVALISQTANTLAQRYLVPQTPATSPDVTPVEALEQSLDAVQSSLIGMGPSLLVTLMASVVSAALLTMVISRAVLGRPVSLGSAWQEARPRLLQLVGLTLLLAALSTAVVTVALLPGVLIGGAAGVALALLGGLGGIAATLWLMIRYSLASPALMLERQGVFASLKRSAKLVQGSWWRIFGITVLTQLLVFVFAMLVAIPFMIIGIAADGEGLSGLIEGTSTGFGWPFLIVTGIGGVITSAITYPISAGVTVLLYVDQRIRREALDLELARAAGLPGYGPTPGTETVGG; the protein is encoded by the coding sequence GTGAACGACACTCCGGGCTGGACCTCGCCCGGATCCGCCCCCTCCGACGGCCAGGACGGCTCCGGGATTCCCCGGCCCACCACTCCGGCCGACGCGAACGGCTCCGCCCCTCAGTGGTCCAAGGACCAGCCGCCCGCCGGCCAGTGGTCCCCGCCGACCGGCCAGACGCCGCCCCCCGCACAGGGTCCCGGCTGGGGCGCCCCGCCCCCGAACATCCACTGGGGCAGGCCTCCGGCCGCCAAGCCCGGTGTGATCCCGCTGCGCCCGCTGGGCGTGGGCGAGATCCTCGACGGCGCGGCGAAGACCCTCCGCGCCTACTGGCGGACGGTACTGACGATCACCGTCACGGTCGCGCTGATCTCCCAGACCGCGAACACCCTGGCCCAGCGCTACCTCGTCCCCCAGACCCCGGCGACGAGCCCGGACGTCACCCCCGTCGAGGCCCTCGAACAGTCCCTCGACGCCGTCCAGTCCTCTCTGATCGGCATGGGCCCGTCCCTGCTCGTCACGCTGATGGCATCCGTGGTGAGCGCGGCCCTGCTGACCATGGTCATCAGCCGTGCCGTGCTCGGCCGTCCGGTCTCGCTGGGCTCCGCCTGGCAGGAGGCCCGCCCCCGCCTCCTCCAGCTCGTCGGCCTGACCCTGCTGCTGGCGGCACTGAGCACGGCCGTCGTCACCGTCGCCCTGCTCCCCGGAGTGCTCATCGGCGGCGCCGCAGGCGTCGCCCTGGCCCTCCTCGGCGGTCTCGGCGGCATCGCGGCCACCCTCTGGCTGATGATCCGCTACAGCCTCGCCTCTCCCGCCCTGATGCTGGAGCGCCAGGGCGTGTTCGCGTCCCTGAAGCGTTCCGCGAAGCTGGTGCAGGGCTCGTGGTGGCGGATCTTCGGCATCACCGTCCTCACCCAGCTGCTGGTCTTCGTCTTCGCGATGCTCGTCGCGATCCCGTTCATGATCATCGGCATCGCGGCCGACGGCGAAGGCCTCTCCGGCCTGATCGAGGGCACCTCCACCGGCTTCGGCTGGCCGTTCCTGATCGTCACGGGCATCGGCGGAGTGATCACCAGCGCGATCACCTACCCGATCTCGGCCGGTGTGACGGTCCTCCTCTACGTCGACCAGCGCATCCGCCGCGAAGCCCTGGACCTCGAACTGGCACGGGCCGCGGGTCTCCCCGGCTACGGCCCCACACCGGGCACCGAGACCGTCGGAGGCTGA
- a CDS encoding DUF4129 domain-containing protein, which translates to MTVTGGTTTALARLRAEGDVPVDISRLPAREAAERELSKPMYHENDPNLLQRGLDRFWEWLGDLFGSASGASPGGVLGLVVVVLLVAAVAAALWWRLGTPHRTPGTTGDSLFAAGPRTAREHREAAARHATAGRWNQAVQERMRAIVRSLEERALLDPRPGRTADEAAAEASRSLPSHADDLRLAVRAFDDVTYGGRTADEPAYRRVEALDTALERTRPTLDTVSTRAPA; encoded by the coding sequence GTGACGGTCACGGGGGGAACGACCACGGCACTGGCGCGGCTCCGCGCCGAAGGCGACGTACCGGTGGACATCTCCCGGCTCCCCGCCCGCGAGGCGGCGGAGCGGGAGCTGTCGAAGCCGATGTACCACGAGAACGACCCGAACCTCCTCCAGCGCGGCCTCGACCGCTTCTGGGAGTGGCTCGGCGACCTCTTCGGCTCCGCTTCGGGGGCCTCCCCCGGCGGCGTCCTCGGCCTCGTCGTGGTCGTCCTCCTCGTGGCCGCCGTCGCCGCCGCCCTCTGGTGGCGGCTCGGCACCCCGCACCGGACACCCGGCACCACCGGCGACTCCCTCTTCGCGGCCGGCCCCCGCACCGCCCGCGAGCACCGCGAGGCCGCCGCCCGGCACGCCACCGCCGGCCGCTGGAACCAGGCCGTCCAGGAACGAATGCGGGCCATCGTCCGCTCCCTGGAAGAACGCGCCCTGCTCGACCCCCGGCCCGGCCGCACCGCCGACGAAGCCGCAGCCGAGGCGAGCCGCTCGCTGCCCTCCCACGCCGACGACCTGCGCCTCGCGGTCCGAGCCTTCGACGACGTCACATATGGCGGCCGCACCGCCGACGAGCCCGCGTACCGCCGCGTCGAGGCCCTGGACACCGCCCTGGAGCGGACCCGGCCCACCCTCGACACCGTCTCCACGAGGGCGCCCGCATGA